A DNA window from Thermosynechococcaceae cyanobacterium Okahandja contains the following coding sequences:
- a CDS encoding NUDIX hydrolase: MYRNPVPTVDIIIELLDYPQRPIVLIERRHPPLGWAIPGGFVDYGEAVEVAAKREAREEVSLEIMLHELLYVYSQPDRDPRQHTLSTVFIATAHGRPEAADDAKAVHIVPVDQLPATLCFDHQQILQDYLVWRQTGQRPRPA; encoded by the coding sequence ATGTACCGCAACCCCGTCCCCACCGTTGACATCATCATTGAGCTACTGGACTATCCCCAACGCCCCATTGTGCTAATTGAACGTCGTCATCCTCCCTTGGGCTGGGCCATTCCGGGGGGGTTTGTGGACTACGGCGAAGCGGTGGAGGTGGCGGCCAAGCGGGAGGCACGGGAAGAAGTGAGCCTTGAGATTATGCTGCACGAGTTACTCTACGTCTATTCCCAGCCGGATCGGGATCCGCGCCAGCATACCCTGAGTACGGTGTTTATTGCCACGGCCCACGGTCGCCCCGAAGCGGCAGACGATGCCAAAGCTGTTCATATTGTGCCTGTGGATCAACTTCCCGCTACCCTTTGCTTTGATCATCAGCAGATTCTTCAGGATTATCTGGTTTGGCGGCAAACGGGTCAGCGCCCCCGTCCAGCCTAG
- a CDS encoding RsmB/NOP family class I SAM-dependent RNA methyltransferase: MAKVKLTRLALNCAERLFETASERDRFLQALAVPPSLPPALLWRQDPPSLPPFPLLPPLPWQPPWVTRVPVGTRSGQHPLHAAGAYYCLDSSSVFAAVPLLNVPAAPALIIDVCAAPGGKSLLAWRALQPRYLLCNETIPKRLGMLISNLKRCRVHPVGVTCCDSAALAAAFPTSADGVIVDAPCSGQSLLVKGQKADGCFHPLTLRHNQRRQKRILAASSTLVRPGGWLLYSTCTFSREENEAVAEWFSVKYPHFVPQMVPQLAAYQSHLSSLPCYRLWPQSQEGAGAFTILWYHQGEGEPHPLPPLNPWLRWQSRLDGGADPFAAKPDNPEESADDQSKG; this comes from the coding sequence GTGGCCAAGGTCAAGCTCACCCGTTTAGCCCTGAACTGTGCTGAGCGGTTGTTTGAGACCGCGAGCGAACGGGATCGCTTCCTTCAGGCCTTAGCCGTACCGCCATCGCTACCTCCAGCCCTCCTCTGGCGGCAGGATCCCCCATCCTTACCCCCCTTTCCCCTCCTGCCGCCGCTGCCTTGGCAGCCCCCATGGGTGACCCGGGTTCCTGTGGGCACGCGATCGGGTCAGCACCCTCTCCACGCTGCCGGTGCCTACTATTGCTTAGACAGTTCTTCCGTCTTTGCCGCCGTGCCGCTCCTCAATGTCCCCGCTGCCCCCGCCCTCATTATTGATGTTTGTGCCGCCCCCGGGGGAAAAAGTCTATTGGCATGGCGTGCTCTCCAGCCCCGCTACCTGCTGTGTAATGAGACCATTCCCAAGCGGCTAGGGATGCTCATCAGTAACCTCAAGCGCTGCCGGGTGCATCCGGTAGGAGTCACCTGCTGCGATAGCGCCGCTTTGGCCGCGGCATTTCCCACCAGTGCGGATGGGGTCATTGTCGATGCCCCCTGTTCTGGCCAATCCCTGCTGGTGAAAGGCCAAAAAGCCGATGGCTGTTTTCATCCCCTCACCCTCCGCCACAATCAACGCCGCCAAAAGCGCATCCTCGCCGCCTCTAGTACCTTGGTGCGCCCGGGCGGTTGGCTGCTGTATAGCACCTGCACCTTTAGCCGTGAGGAAAATGAAGCGGTGGCGGAGTGGTTCAGCGTCAAGTACCCCCACTTTGTTCCCCAAATGGTTCCCCAACTGGCCGCCTACCAGTCTCATCTTAGTAGCCTACCCTGTTATCGCCTTTGGCCCCAGTCCCAGGAGGGGGCGGGTGCCTTTACCATTTTGTGGTACCACCAAGGGGAGGGTGAGCCACACCCCCTGCCGCCGCTCAATCCTTGGTTGCGTTGGCAGTCTAGGCTGGACGGGGGCGCTGACCCGTTTGCCGCCAAACCAGATAATCCTGAAGAATCTGCTGATGATCAAAGCAAAGGGTAG